The stretch of DNA CACGGTCTCGGTGCTGGTGCGCCTCGGCCGCCTCTCGGCCGAGCACGCCGAGCTGGTCATGGCCGGCCGTTCGCACAACGTCGCCGCGCAGGCCACCACGCTGGGCAAGCGGTTCGCCTCGATCGCGGACGAGCTGCTGGTCGCCTTCCGCCGCCTGGAGGAGCTGATCGCCCGCTACCCGCTGCGCGGGATCAAGGGCCCGGTCGGCACCGCCCAGGACATGCTCGACCTGCTCGGCGGCGACGCCGAGAAGCTCGCCGAGCTGGAGCGCCGGGTCGCCGGCCACCTCGGCTTCGAGAACGTCTTCACCAGCGTCGGCCAGGTCTACCCGCGCTCGCTGGACTTCGAGGTCCTCACGGCCCTGGTCCAGCTCGCCGCCGGCCCGTCCAGCCTGGCCAAGACCATTCGCCTGATGGCCGGCCACGAGCTGGTCACCGAGGGCTTCAAGGCCGGCCAGGTCGGCTCCTCGGCGATGCCGCACAAGATGAACACCCGGTCCTGCGAGCGGGTCAACGGCCTCGCCGTCATCCTGCGCGGGTACGCCTCGATGACCGCCGAGCTCGGCGGTGACCAGTGGAACGAGGGTGACGTCTCCTGCTCGGTCGTGCGGCGCGTGGCGCTGCCGGACGCGTTCTTCGCGTTCGACGGGCTGATCGAGACCTTCCTGACCGTGCTGGACGAGTTCGGCGCCTTCCCGGCCGTGATCGAGGCCGAGCTGGACCGGTACCTGCCGTTCCTGGCGACCACCAAGGTGCTGATGGGCGCGGTGCGCGCGGGCGTCGGTCGCGAGACCGCGCACGAGGTCATCAAGGAGCACGCGGTGGCGGCGGCGCTGGCGATGCGGGAGGGCGTGCGGGAGAACGCGATGCTCGACCGGCTGGCCGCCGACGAGCGGATGCCGCTGGACCGGGCCGCGCTGGACGCGCTGCTGGCCGACCGGATCTCGTTCACCGGGGCCGCGGGGGCGCAGGTGGACGCTCTCGTGAAGCAGATCGCGGAGGTTGCGGACCGGTATCCGGAGGCTGCTTCGTACGCTCCCGGGGACATTCTGTAGGTCCTGATTTGCGGGCGCGGGGAGGTGCGTGGTCGGTCGCGCAGTTCCCCGCGCCCCTTTCGCATGCCCTAGTCGAGTGGGGGGTTGGTGCTGTCGCAGTACCAGGTGCAGTCGGGGGTGGGGGCCGGCGTCCGGGGGTTGCGGATGGTGAGGGCGGCCAGGAGGGCTCCGGTAGTGAGGAGGGCGGCGCAGATGAGCATGGCGGTGCGGAAGGCCGCGTCCACCTCGGTGGGGACCTGGTAGGAGTCGCCGGAGAGGCCGGACAGGGCGGGGAGGGCGGCCACGGCGAGAAGGCCGGCGGCGCGGGCGGCGGCGTTGTTGACACCGCTGGCGATGCCGGCGCGGCGGTCCTCGACGGCGGCCAGGACGGTGGCGGTGAGCGGGGCGACCAGGACGGTCATGCCGCAGCCGAGGACCACCACGGCGGGCAGCACGCCCAGCCAGTAGGAGGAGCTCGGGCCGATCCGCAGCATCAGCAGCACCCCGGCCGCGCAGACCAGCGGCCCCAGGGTGAGCGGCAGGCGGGGCCCGACCCTGCGGCCGAACTGACCGGCCCGGCCGGAGAAGGCCAGCATCAGCAACGTGATGGGCAGCAGGGCGAGACCGGCGACCAGCGGGGCGAAGCCGGAGACGGTCTGGAGCTGGACCATCAGCAGCAGGAAGATCCCGCTGAAGGCGCCGTAGACGCAGAGCGTCACCAGGTTGACCGCCGTGAACAGGCGGGAGGAGAACAGCTCCGGCGGCAGCATCGGCTCGGGGCTGCGCCGCTCCGCCACCACGAAGGCCGCGCCCAGGAGGAGCCCGGCGACCCCGGCCAGGGCGGAGAACCCGCGCCCGCCCTCGGTGAGCGCGTAGGTGACACCGGTGAGGGCGAGGGCGGCGAGCACCGCGCCCCGGACGTCGAAGTGGCCGGAGGCCTGCTCGTCGCGGCTCTCGGGCACGTGGCGGGTGGTGACGGCGATGACCAGGGCGGCCAGCGGCACGTTGATCAGGAAGATCCATCGCCAGCCCGGCCCGTCCACCAGCCAACCGCCCAGGAAGGGCCCGACGGCGGCCGCGATGCCGCCGAAGCCGGACCAGACGCCGACCGCGCCCGAGCGGTCGTCCGGGTGGAAGGTGGCCTGGAGCATGGCGAGCGAGCCGGGGGTGAGCAGCGCGCCGCCGATGCCCTGGAGGGCGCGGGCGCCGATCAGCACGCCGACGTTCGGGGCCACGGCGCAGAGCGCGGAGGCGAGGGCGAACCAGGCGACGCCGATCAGGTAGATCCGGCGGCGGCCGAAGCGGTCACCGAGCGAGCCGCCGAGCAGGATCAGCCCGGCGAGGGTGAGCAGATAGGCGTTGACCGTCCACTGCAGGGCGGCGATCGAGGCGCCCAGGTCGGTGCCGATCCGGGGGAGGGCGACGTTGACGACGGTGCCGTCGAGCAGGGCCATCCCCGAGCCGAGCGTGGTCGCGGCGATCACCCAGCGCCCCCGCGCCGTGCCGAGGCGCAGGGCGCCGGCGTCCTGGTGCTGTTCGAGTCCCTTGGTCACACCCCCACCATCCTCCACGGCACCGCCCGGCGCACGCCGTTCGCCGGGCCTGCCTGACCTGCCGTCAGGCTCAGGGCCCCGCGTAGACGGTTTTGAAGGTGTAGTCGGTGAGCCGGGTGGGCCTGGCGAGCGTGACGCCGTGCTCGTCGACCATGGTGATGGCGTCGCCCGAGGTGAGCAGCCGGGTGCCGCTGGTGGTGTAGGCACTGATCTCGTCGAAGTAGACGACCCCGAACCGGGCCAGTGGGTGGAAGGGCTGGTCGAGGTCCCCGCGCGTGATCCCCGCGTTGATGGTGACGGCGGGCGGGAACCCCGTGTCCACGGTGGAGTTCATGGTCTGCAGCGAGGTCTCGTTGGCCAGGACGTAGTGCGCTCAGCCGGGCGGCTTGGTGTCGAGGCAGAGCGAACCGCTGATCACGTCGCCCGGCCGGACCGGGAGGTTGATCTGCCCGACGCTCTGCGCCCACAGCTGGCAGCTGACGTTCTGCGCCGTGTTCACCGTCATCTCCACGTGCAGGTCGAGGAAGCCGAGACCGACGAAGGTGTGGAAGTGGTTGACGCCAGCCGGGCTCGGGCTGAACTGCAGGTCGGGAACGGTCCAGGTGATGAACAGGGCGGTGAACGGGGCCGAGAGGCTGTCGAGGCTGTAGCCGCAGGACTCGATCGGGTCGGGCCCCAGGGCGCTCAGGGGCATTGCTTTCTTGGTGGCGGTGGCCGTGTCGGGCTGGGGCTGGAGGTGTTCGAAGCCCTAGTAGCGGCGTGCCTGTCGCGCCCACAGGGCGGCCAGCCCGGGTTGCGTCCGGGGGTCTGGCCATTGCGGCAGGCCGTGCCGCTCCAGGTCCGCCGGGCCGGCCGTGAACGGATCGAAGCCGCTCGGTGGAGGCGGCCGGAGCCGCTCCGGTCACCGGGAGGCCGGTGCGTGCGCCTTGTTGGACCACATGAGCTGGACCGGCACCTCGCTGCTGCCGTCCGTGAGTGCCACGAACCGGAAGACCCTGGTGAGGTCGGGTTCGGTCTCGCTGATGGGGAGATCGCCGATCTCGCCCCTGCCGGTCTCCGAGTACCAGCCGATCTTCGAGATGTCGTTCAGCCGGATGGCATCCTCCACATCGGGGTCGGTCCGTGCCTCGTTCAGCTCGTGGTAGAAGGTGGCGACGACGTTCGCCCAGGCGTGGTCCGCGTCGCCGAACACCGGAATGCCGTTGGCGCCCTCGGAGAACACCCCGACGGCGTAGTAGCAGGTGACGGTCTGGCCGTGCTGCGGCACGTGCACCGAGCCGTGGTAGCCGCCCAGCCCCACGGTCGAGTCGCTCGCGTCGTCGTCCACCTTGATCAGTGCGCGGGTGCGGCGGCCGTGGGTCTCCTCGTCACCGGCCGCCGGGCGGAAGCCCGGAGAGAAGTCGTCGACGAGGATGACCCCGCGCGGCAGCATCATGTTGACGACGCTCTGCGCGGGATCGTTGTCGCCCAGCACCCCGGCCGAGAAGAGCTCGGCGGCGAGTGCCTCCGCGTCGTCCTTGAAGAACCTCGACCCCGCAGGACGGGCCCCCTCCACCACGTCGGACGGCAGCATCGTGGAGGTGATCGGACCGTGGTAGTACTGGGCCATCACGGCCTGGAGCGTGGGGTCCGACATCGCGGCCTCGAGGGTCAGGTCGATGTTGTCGACGTCGCGCTTGTCCCAGGCCGCCGCGCCGCCGAGGAAGCGGTTGACGAAGACCAGGTCCGCGATCGTCCTCCCGCCGTGGGGTTTCAGGTCCCACTGCGGTCTCGGGTGGAAGCCGTCGGGCGTCGTCGTAGCCGCAGTGGCGGTGGCGGCCGTGTTCGGGGTGAGGGCTGCTCGCTGCTCGGCGTAGGCCCGGTGAAGCTTGGAACCGGGGCGCACCACGACGTTGAGCGGTCTGATTTCCCCGTGCTCGGAATGGAGCATGACAATCCCCTTTCTCCGTGAGTTGCCAGGGGTTGCCTCCTCGATCTCAGCCTGCCACCCTCCGCCGCCACCGCAACGCGGCGCGCCTGCGTGGGGTCAGGGGGGGTGGGGGCGCACACGGGGGGCGCATGTGGTGCGAAGGGTGTGCGCGGGATTGCCTGACGTGCCGTCAAGCGGAAGGCTGGGGCCGGGCCCACGGACGGTGGGCGGACGAACGGAGGGTGCTGGGGTATGGCTGCGAAGATCCTGATCGTCACGGGGGACGCGGCGGAGTCGCTGGAGGTGTTCTACCCGTACCAGCGGCTGCTGGAGGAGGGGTACGAGGTGCACGTCGCTGCGCCGAGCCGCAAGACGCTGCAGTTCGTGGTGCACGACTTCGTGGACGGCTTCGACACCTACACCGAGAAGCCCGGGTACACCTGGCCGGCCGACCTGGCCTTCGAGGAGGTGGACCCGGCCGAGTACGTGGCGCTGGTGCTGCCCGGCGGGCGGGCGCCGGAGTACCTGCGGAACAACCCCGAGGTGAAGCGGATCACCGCGCACTTCTTCGCGGCGGACAAGCCGGTGGCCCAGCTCTGCCACGGCCCGCTCATCACGCTGGCCGCCGGTGCGCTCGCCGGCCGGCGGACGGCGGCCTACCCCGCGCTGGAGCCGGACGTGGTGGCGGGCGGCGCCGGTTTCGTGGACGGGGACGCCGTGGTGGACGGCGTGCTGGTCTCTGGCCGGGCCTGGCCGGACCACCCGGGGTGGATGCGGGCCTTCGTGCAGGTGCTGCGGGAGAAGGCGCCGGTCGAGTAGCCCGGCTGCCGCGCCGGGGTGCCGTGCGCCTGCCGGGGGCTGATCCTGGGGCGTATGGACGTGGTGATCGCTGGTGGACACGGCAAGATCGCGCTGCGGCTGGAGCGGTTGCTCGCCGGGCGCGGGGACACGGTGACCGGACTGATCCGGCGGGCCGGGCAGGCGGGGGCGTTGGAGGCCCTCGGCGCCCGGCCCGTGCTGTGTGACCTGGAGGCCGTGGCGGCGGCCGAGCTGGCGGAGGTGCTGCGGGGCGCCGACGCCGTGGTCTTCGCGGCCGGGGCCGGCCCGTCGAGCGGGAGCGCCCGGAAGGAGAGCGTGGACCGGGGCGCGGCGGCGCTGTTGGCCGATGCGGCCGAGCTGGCCGGGGTGCGGAGCTATCTGATGATCAGCTCGATGGGCCTCGGCGCCGCCGAGACGGATGCCGTGGACGAGGAGTTCCGGGTCTACCTGCGGGCGAAGGCCGCCGCCGAGGAGGACCTGCGGAGCCGGGCCGGCCTGGAGTGGACGGTGCTGCGGCCGGGCGTGCTGACCGATTCGCCCGGGGGCGGGTCGGTCCGGTTGGCGGAGCCGCCGGTGCCGATGGGGGAGGTCTCCCGGGACGACGTGGCGGCGGTGCTGCTGGCCCTGTTGGACGCGGGCCCGGCGGTGGCCGGCCTGACCCTGGAGCTGACGGTGGGCGGGGTGGGGGTGACGGCCGCCGTGGAGGCCCTCACGCGTGGGGCGTGAGGCGGCTCAGGAGGGTGTGGAGCTGGGTGCGCTCGGCGGGGGTGAGTGGGGCGAGGATCTCGTCCTGGACCTCTTCGGCCTCGGTGGTGAGGGTGGCGAGCAGGGCCAGGCCGGAGGGGGTGAGGGTGACGCTGAAGCGGCGGCGGTCGGTGGTGTCGCGGCTGCGTTCGACGTAGCCGGCGCTGCCGAGCTCGTCGAGGATCTTCACCACGTCGCTCGGGTCGATGGCCAGGCGGTCGGCGAGTTCGCGCTGCGCGTGCGGCCCGAAATCGGCGAGGGCGGCGAGGACGGCCATGTGCCAGAGCCGCAGGCCGCGGGCGGCCAGGCGGGTGGTGAGACGGGTGCGGGCGGCCTTGCCGGTCTTGGAGAGCAGGTAGGTGGTGAGATCCGTGAGGGTGGGCGGGGCCGTCCGCGGGTTCGTCATGTGAGCTATCGTAGGCGATCTCCAATCATTGGTGTTGTCCTATGGATATCTTGAGGGGCGGGGCGGGATGGACGCGTTGCATCCGCGGTTGCTGGTGGGGGATTTCGGGGCGAGCTTCCGGTTCTACGCGGCGGTGCTGCCCGAGCTGGTCGGGGCGGAGCTGGCGCGGGGTTCGGCCGAGGGGCCGTACGCGAGTTGGGACGTGGGCGGGGAGGGCGTGCTGGCGCTGTTCGACCGGGCCGGGATGGGCGGGGCGGGCGATTCCGGTGGGGGTGGGGGCGGGGTGATGCTGGTGAGCCGGGTGGCGGATGTGGACGCCGGGTACGGGCTCTGCCTGCGGCACGGCGCGGTCGGCGTGGCCGAGCCGGCGGACCGGCCGGAGTGGGGGCCTGGGCTGCGGGTGGCGCACCTGCGGGATCCGGAGGGGAACCTCTGGGAGCTGCAGGCGTACTGAGAACGGGAGCGGGGTGCGCGGCCGGGAGCCGTGGTGGGGTGGGTTAGCCTTCCCGGCATGAGCAGGGAGAACGTCATCGCGGTAGCCACGGCCGGGCAGCGGATCACCGGGTGGTGGCTGCTCTTCCCGTTCGCCTTCGGGGTGGCCGCCGTGCTGTGGGGGCTCTCCGTGGTGATCGGGTACAACTCGCTGACGGCCCGGATCGAGGAGCGCGCTCGTGACCGGGCCGCACAGCGCACGGTGAACAGGCTGGTCGGCTACGTCTTCCTCGTGCTCGGCGCCTTCATGGTGGTCTCCACGCTGGTGCAGGGCGTGGCCGAGCTGATCTGATCCGGGCGGTCCGGAGCCGCCGGTCAGGTGCCTGCGGTCAGGTGCTTTCGGTCAGGTGCCTTCGGTCTGGAGCAGGCGGAGGCGGGCGGGGTCGAAGGTGACCCAGTGGGGGGCCTGGCCGCTGCGGGGGACGCGGAGGCGGCACCAGCGGCGGCCGTCGGGGGCGTGCCACCAGGCGTTGATCCGGCCGAGCTGCCAACTGCCGTCCTCGTGATGGATCTCCACGGGCTGGTAGACCCGGTGGACCTCGGTCTCGGGGGGTGTCGGGGGCTGGATCGTCACGGGGCTCGACTCTACAGGGGTGTAGTAGGTGGGCCGGTCGGGGGCGGGGATAGCTCGTCACGTTCGGCAGGGGCCATGTGTCGGGCGCGGGCTCGGTGGACACGGCATGAAGAAGCTCACCATGCGGGTTCGGCGGCCGCGGTGGGACGGGGCGGAGTCGGCGAGGGACGGTCAGGCGTCGGGGTCGACTTCGGGGTGGGTGAACCGCACGGGCTTGCCGAGGGACCGGGCGTAGCCGATTTCGGCCCGGGTGCTGTCCCCGATGTAGTCGCCGACCACGAGCACGTCGTCTAGAGCGGGGTGGCGGCCTTGAGGACGAGGAGGAGGGCGATGGCCGCGTTGGTGGCGGAGGCGGCCGAGGCGGCGGTGCCGGCGGCGGCGATGAGGGTGGCCAGGGCGGTGGGGGTGTGGGGTGGGGGCCAGTGGTGGGACGGGGGGACGGGGGCGAGGAGGGCGGCCACGCGGCGGGGGACGGGGCCGGATTCGGCGAAGGCGGCGAGGCCGGGGTGGGGGGTGCGGTGGGTGTGCAGGGCGGCCTTGCCGACGGCGCGGGCGGTGAGGCGGCGGTCGCCGACGGCCTGGGCCGCGTCCTCGTCGGCCCAGCGTTCGGTGCCGAAGGCGACGGCGGTGCGCAGCGGGCGGAGGAAGGGGTTGAGGCCCGCCGCGAGTTGGGAGGTGAGCAGGAAGCGGTGGTGACGGCCGGTCAGGTGGGCCCGCTCGTGGGCGATCAGGGCCCGGCGTTCGGCCGGATCGAGGCAGTCGAGCATCCCGGTGGAGACCACCACCCGCCCCGGGGCGCCGGGCAGGGCGTACGCGTACGGGTCCGGATCGGGCAGCACGGCGAGGGTGGCCGGCAGGCCGGCCAGGGCGCGGCGGGCGCGGTGGCGGACGCGGTAGTGCCGGGCCAGGATCAGGCCGCAGCGGAGCAGGACGGCCGCGAGGGCGGCGATGGCCACCGTGCCGGAGACCTCGGCGTACGGCACGGCGGCCCGCACCTCGGGGTCGGACCAGCTGTCCGGCAGCGGGTTGCCCGGGAGTTGGGCGGTGCCGACCACCATCAGGAGGGTCAGGCAGAGCGTGCTGCAGAGCGCGAGCACCGCGCCGACGGCCGTGAGCAGGCGGGTGGTGGCCCGGGGGTGCAGGGAGTGGCCGGCCAGTCGGGCGATCGGCAGGGCCGTCAGGGGCAGGACGAGCGGGAGGAAGACGAAGACGCCCACGGTCAGCCCTGGCGGCCGTGCTCTTCGGGGCCGGCATCGGCGAGGAGGGTGCGGAGCAGCTCCTCGTCGTGCGGGAGCAGGGCCGAGACGAAGCTCGCCAGGACGGCGCCGCGGTCGTCCTCGCTGTCGAGCACGCGGCGCATCCGCAGCGCGGCCAGCCCGGCCTCGTCGGCGGCGGCCAGCCAGACGTAGGAGCGGCCCGAACGGCTGCGGGAGACGGCGCCCTTGGTGTGCAGGCGGGAGAGGATGGTGACCACGGTGGTGTAGGCGAGGTCGCCGTCGAGGTGCTGCTGCACCCAGCCGGCGGTGGCCGCGCCCGGGGCGCGGCGGAGGGCGCCGAGCACCTGGGCCTCCAACTCGCCCTGGCCGCGGCGGCGGGCGCGCTGGTGCCGCGCGGTGGCGGGGGCCGTCCTGTCCTCTCCCACGGGGCGGGCTCCCTCTCCGTCGACTGGGGTTCCCGGGCATCCTACCGAGCCAGGGGAAGGGGAAGGAGCGGAGCGGACCCGAGGCGGAGGGGCCGAAGGAGGGTGCGAGAGGGGAGGGGAAGGTGGGTGGGGGTGCGGCGCCGAGGCCGGGGTGTGGTGAATACCCGGGGGCGAGGAGGGGGCCAAGTCTCTACAGTGTTGTAGATTTCAGAGGCGGGCAGGCCGGGCATCGGGTCTGTCATCCGGAACACCAGGAGGGGACCGTGGGAGTCACACTCGCCAAGGGCGGCAACGTCTCGCTGACCAAGGAGGCGCCGGGGCTGACGGCCGTGTCGGTGGGCCTCGGGTGGCAGGCGCGTACCACCACGGGCGCCGACTACGACCTGGACGCGAGCGCGCTGCTCTGCGGGCCGACCGGGAAGGTCATCTCGGACCTGCACTTCGTGTTCTTCAACAACCTCAGCAGCCCGGACGGGTCCGTGCAGCACACCGGTGACGAGCTAGCCGGTGGCACGGGTGAGGACGACGACGAGACCATCAACGTGGACCTGTCGATGGTGCCCGCCGAGGTCGCGAAGATCGTGTTCCCGGTGTCGATCTACGAGGCCGACACCCGGGGCCAGACCTTCGGTCAGGTCCGCAACGCGTACATCCGGGTGGTCAACCGGGCGGACGGCCGCGAGCTGGCCCGCTACGACCTGACCGAGGACGCCTCCACCGAGACGGCGATGCTCTTCGGGGAGCTCTACCGGTACGGCGCGGAGTGGAAGTTCCGGGCCGTCGGGCAGGGCTACGCCTCCGGGCTGCGCGGGATCGCGCTGGACTTCGGCGTCAACGTCTGAGTCGGTGAAGGGAGTCGGCCCGGCGCCACGGGAGTGCGGAGGCGCCGGGCCAAGGTGAGGGTGACCGCGACGGAGAGCGCGGCCATCAGCGCCATCGTGCGGGCCGGGGTGAGGGCCGCCGCCAGGGCGCCCGCGAGGGCTGCGGCCAGCGCCTGGCAGCTGAGCATGCCCGAGGTGTGCAGGCCCAGGGCCTGGCCCCGGACTTCGGCCGGGGTGAGGGCCAGCAGCCGCTCCTGGAGCGGCAGGCTGACGCTGAAGCCGGCCGAGGCGAGCGCGACCAGGGCGAGGGCCGACGCCGGGGCGGGGTGCAGGGCGAAGGCCAGGTAGGGCGTGGCGAGCAGCAGCGGGGCGAGGGTCAGCAGCGGGCCGCGCCAGGCGGGCGGGACGAAACGGCCCATCAGGGTGTCGCCGGCCAGCATGCCGAGCGCCGAGGCCATGAAGAGCGCTCCCGCCGCCGCGCCCCCGTACGGGACGAACATCGCCTCCGCGCCCACGATCAGACCGTTCGGCAGCCAGAGCGCCAGGTAGACCGCGCGGACGGCCGGATCGGCCAGCAGGCGGCGGTTGACCCGCCAGGTGGCCGAGACCGAGGGCCGGCCGGTGGCCCGGGCCGGGCGGCGGCGCAGGCCGAAGCGGGCGATCAGGGCGCCGAGGGCGTACAGGCCCGCGCTGAGCAGCAGGGCCGCGCGGGGCGAGAGCAGGTGGATCAGGGCGGCGCCCAGGCCGTTGCCGAGGATCTGCACCACGCCGCTGGTCATGCTGAGCACCGAGCGCCCGAGCAGGTAGCCATCGGCCGGCAGGATCTCGGTGACCAGACCCCAACGGATCGCGCCGCCAACTGAGTTGACCAGGCCCACGAAGAGCACCAGGCCCAGCTGCGCCGCCACCGAGATGCCCGGCCGGGCGAGGACCAGGGCGGTGGCGGCGAAGATCAGGGCGAGGCCGGCGGTGGCCCGGCGCGGTGGCAGGTGGTCGCCGAGGGAGAGCAGGGTGGTGGCCCCGAGCACCTGGGCGAAGGAGGCCCCGTACATCGAGAGGGCGGCCAGCAGGGCCGAGCCGGTGCGGTCGAAGACCAGGGTGCCCAGGGCCAGGCCGGTCACCGTGCCGCCGGCCACCAGACAGGTGACCACGGCGAACAGGGCCGGGAATTCGGGGACTTGGAAGAGGGAGCGGTACGTGCGCATGGTGGGGAGTCTGGGGTCGGCCCGGTGGCGGCCCTAGAGTTTCGGCCAGGGACGAAAGGTGGGCTTCGTGGGGCTCTGGCTGGTGGATGCGGACGTGCTGGCGCGCAGCCGGTTCGTGCTGTCGCCGTTGATCGAGACGGTGGCCGCGCTGGGGGTGCTGAGCGACGAGCGGCCGGAGCCCTGGCAGCGGCCCTGGCTGGCGCGGCACAAGGCGGCGTACCGGACCTACCTGGCCGGGGATCCGGTGGCGCGGGCCTGGGTGGGGTCGGTGCTGCGGACGCGGTGGATGCCGGATTTCGTCGGGATGCCGCCGCGGCCCGGGGAGGGCGACTTCGCGGCGGAGTTGGCCCGCTTGCGGGCCACGCCGCCGGAGCGGGCGCTGGCGGAGGTGGTGTACGCCTGCCGGGGCGAGGTGCCGGAGGTGTTGCGGGAGGCCGAACTGGCCGACCGGATCGGCGACTTGCTGGAGTGGACCTGGGAGCAGGCGGTGCAGCCGGACTGGGAGCGGCGGGCCCGGGTCTACCAGGCGGACGTGGTGAGCCGGATCAGCCTGCTGGCCCGGGAGGGGTGGGCGGCGGCGGTGGCGGGGCTGCTGCCCCAGATGCGGTGGCTGGGGGACGGGCGGCTGCGGATCAACGAATCGGACCGGCCGGACCGGGACTTGGCGGGTGCCGAGCTGGTCTTCGTGCCGAGCAGCGCCCGGCGGGGGTGGGTGGCCTGGGACCTTCCGGAGCGGTACGCGGTGATCTATCCGGCCTCGGGGGTACTGGCTGCGCCGACGGGGGCTGCGGCGCCGGCGGCGCTCGGCCGGTTGCTCGGCGGCACCCGGGCGGGGTTGCTGGCGCGGCTCGAACCGCCGCACAGCACCAGCCAGTTGGCGGCGGTGACCGGGCTGGGGATCGGGACGGTGGGGGATCACCTGCGGGTGCTGCTGGACGCGGGGTTGGTGGCGCGACGGCGGTCGGGGGCGTCGGTGCTGTACTACCGGACGGAGTTGGGGGAGCGGTTGCTGGGGGCGGGCGCGGGGAGCTGAGGTCGCCGGGGCGGGAGGTGAGCAGGGACGGGCGAGGGGCCGCACCCGGGTGGGTCCGGCCCCTCGGGGGCTGGGTGGGTCAGGAGGCGGTGGGGAGGCGCGCGGCGGAGGTGCCGAGGCCGGTGGGGCCGGTGAGGAGGGTGGTGAGGGCCGCGACGGGCTCGGGGTCGGCGGTGGGGGCGGGTGCGGGAGCGGGAGCGGCCGGGGTGTGGGTCGGGGGCTTGGGGACGGAGGTGGCCACGGCGGGGCGGGGGTTGGGGATGCTGGTGGCGGGCGGGGTGGCGGGGGTGAGCTGGGCCATCAGGGTCTCCTCGTCGTAGCGGCGGCAGTGCTGGTGCCAGTGGAGGACGGCGGCCAGCCAGTCCTGGAGTTCGGCGGCGTGCTGGTCGAGGGCCCGGCGGGTCTCCTCCGGGAGGTCGAACTCCTCGTACATGGCCGGGAGGGCCGTACTGACCAGGTGTTCGAACTCGCGCATCCGGGAGTCCATCAGGTCGGCGACGATGTCGCGGGCCTCGGTGCGGGTGCAGTCGAAGAAGTTCTGCACGACCAGGACGGCGTTGTGCAGCTCGCCCTCGTACTGGAGCTCCTTCTGGTACGAGAACAGGTCGTTGGTGAGGCAGCCGTAGTCGGAGGCGGTCTTCTCCAGCGCCTGGACGGGGCGCAGGGCGAAGACCTCGTCCGGAACGGCGGGGCCGTGGCGGAGGCGGGCCAGGCCGATGGTGAGGTCGGAGCCAAAGGTGGCGCGCCGCATCTCGATGTAGTCGACCGGGTCGGGGATGCGGTTCTGGAACTGGTTGGTGAGCTCCCAGAGCCAGCTGGCCGTCATGGCCTCGACGGCCTCGCGGAAGCGGCGGCGGGTGGAGGGGGAGAGCGGCGCGGCGGTGCGCTCCCAGAGGTCGGCCAGGCCGCGTTCGAGCGCGGTGAGCGGGGCGGGCGCCGGGGTGCCGTCGACCGGCATGAGCTGGGCGAGGCGCTCGGTGCAGAGCTTGGCGCCGGCCAGGTCGAGGGTGCGGCC from Kitasatospora sp. MMS16-BH015 encodes:
- a CDS encoding helix-turn-helix domain-containing protein, whose amino-acid sequence is MGLWLVDADVLARSRFVLSPLIETVAALGVLSDERPEPWQRPWLARHKAAYRTYLAGDPVARAWVGSVLRTRWMPDFVGMPPRPGEGDFAAELARLRATPPERALAEVVYACRGEVPEVLREAELADRIGDLLEWTWEQAVQPDWERRARVYQADVVSRISLLAREGWAAAVAGLLPQMRWLGDGRLRINESDRPDRDLAGAELVFVPSSARRGWVAWDLPERYAVIYPASGVLAAPTGAAAPAALGRLLGGTRAGLLARLEPPHSTSQLAAVTGLGIGTVGDHLRVLLDAGLVARRRSGASVLYYRTELGERLLGAGAGS
- a CDS encoding MFS transporter translates to MRTYRSLFQVPEFPALFAVVTCLVAGGTVTGLALGTLVFDRTGSALLAALSMYGASFAQVLGATTLLSLGDHLPPRRATAGLALIFAATALVLARPGISVAAQLGLVLFVGLVNSVGGAIRWGLVTEILPADGYLLGRSVLSMTSGVVQILGNGLGAALIHLLSPRAALLLSAGLYALGALIARFGLRRRPARATGRPSVSATWRVNRRLLADPAVRAVYLALWLPNGLIVGAEAMFVPYGGAAAGALFMASALGMLAGDTLMGRFVPPAWRGPLLTLAPLLLATPYLAFALHPAPASALALVALASAGFSVSLPLQERLLALTPAEVRGQALGLHTSGMLSCQALAAALAGALAAALTPARTMALMAALSVAVTLTLARRLRTPVAPGRLPSPTQTLTPKSSAIPRSPEA